A single window of Vigna radiata var. radiata cultivar VC1973A chromosome 4, Vradiata_ver6, whole genome shotgun sequence DNA harbors:
- the LOC106759523 gene encoding probable serine/threonine-protein kinase At1g01540 isoform X2, whose protein sequence is MSIFDGAFMNTQLSKHTSIFGLRLWVVIGILIGVFIVFTLFLLSLCLVSRRNRRRSVAGYKVAGSAQAAKEIHTIVHLPGSHMPRPPAKAPEIQVEMGKAEHRVVVHCDRVSSEESKGTMGSGCETTSSFGSGSVGGLGLGPEVSHLGWGRWYTLRELEDATGGLCPENVVGEGGYGIVYHGVLNDGTKIAVKNLLNNKGQAEKEFKVEVEAIGRVRHKNLVRLLGYCVEGAYRMLVYEYVDNGNLEQWLHGDVGPVSPLTWNIRMNIILGTARGLAYLHEGLEPKVVHRDVKSSNILIDRQWNSKVSDFGLAKLLCSENSYVTTRVMGTFGYVAPEYACTGMLTEKSDIYSFGILIMEIITGRSPVDYARPQGEVNLIEWLKTMVGNRKSEEVVDPKLPEMPSSKALKRALLIALRCVDPDATKRPKMGHVIHMLEADDMLFHNKTDGDSSRSYQNEHKDSNLDKRTDGVTDQSEDASSSRNNHQATTWR, encoded by the exons ATGTCAATCTTCGACGGAGCTTTCATGAACACGCAGCTTTCCAAGCACACTTCTATCTTCGGGCTCCGTCTCTGGGTCGTGATCGGAATCCTCATCGGCGTCTTCATCGTCTTCACGCTCTTCCTCCTCTCCCTCTGTCTAGTATCTCGTCGGAACCGCCGCCGTTCTGTCGCCGGCTATAAGGTCGCCGGATCCGCCCAAGCGGCGAAGGAAATTCATACTATAGTGCACCTTCCTGGATCCCACATGCCCCGGCCTCCGGCGAAGGCGCCGGAGATCCAGGTGGAGATGGGGAAGGCGGAACACCGGGTGGTTGTCCACTGCGATAGGGTTTCGAGTGAGGAGAGTAAGGGAACGATGGGGAGTGGTTGCGAAACGACGTCGTCTTTTGGAAGTGGGAGTGTTGGTGGGCTTGGGCTTGGGCCTGAGGTTTCTCATCTTGGGTGGGGGAGGTGGTACACTCTGAGGGAGCTTGAGGATGCCACTGGAGGGTTGTGTCCGGAAAACGTGGTTGGTGAAGGTGGTTATGGCATTGTCTATCATGGGGTGCTTAATGATGGTACCAAAATTGCCGTGAAGAACCTCTTGAATAACAA GGGCCAAGCTGAGAAAGAATTTAAAGTAGAAGTAGAAGCTATTGGTCGAGTGCGACACAAAAATCTTGTTCGGTTGCTTGGCTACTGTGTTGAGGGAGCCTACAG GATGCTTGTGTATGAATATGTAGACAATGGTAATCTAGAACAATGGTTGCATGGGGATGTCGGACCTGTAAGCCCTTTGACATGGAACATACGCATGAACATTATTTTGGGAACTGCAAGAGG ATTGGCTTATCTTCATGAGGGTCTTGAGCCAAAAGTTGTTCACCGAGATGTGAAATCAAGCAACATACTCATTGATCGACAATGGAACTCCAAGGTTTCTGATTTTGGACTTGCCAAGCTTTTGTGTTCTGAGAATAGTTATGTCACAACTCGAGTGATGGGGACATTTGG TTATGTTGCACCAGAATATGCCTGCACCGGAATGCTGACTGAGAAGAGTGATATTTATAGCTTTGGAATCCTTATCATGGAGATAATAACTGGAAGAAGCCCTGTTGATTATGCTAGACCACAAGGAGAG GTTAATTTAATAGAATGGTTGAAGACTATGGTCGGGAATAGAAAATCTGAGGAAGTAGTTGATCCTAAGCTTCCTGAGATGCCATCTTCAAAGGCTCTTAAACGTGCTTTGTTGATTGCTCTTCGGTGTGTTGATCCTGATGCAACAAAGAGACCAAAGATGGGACATGTGATCCACATGCTTGAGGCAGACGACATGTTATTCCACAAT AAAACTGATGGAGATTCTTCTCGTTCCTATCAAAATGAACATAAGGACTCAAATTTAGACAAGAGAACAGATGGTGTCACTGATCAAAGTGAAGATGCTAGTAGTAGTAGAAATAATCATCAGGCCACTACATGGAGATGA
- the LOC106759523 gene encoding probable serine/threonine-protein kinase At1g01540 isoform X1 — protein MSIFDGAFMNTQLSKHTSIFGLRLWVVIGILIGVFIVFTLFLLSLCLVSRRNRRRSVAGYKVAGSAQAAKEIHTIVHLPGSHMPRPPAKAPEIQVEMGKAEHRVVVHCDRVSSEESKGTMGSGCETTSSFGSGSVGGLGLGPEVSHLGWGRWYTLRELEDATGGLCPENVVGEGGYGIVYHGVLNDGTKIAVKNLLNNKGQAEKEFKVEVEAIGRVRHKNLVRLLGYCVEGAYRMLVYEYVDNGNLEQWLHGDVGPVSPLTWNIRMNIILGTARGLAYLHEGLEPKVVHRDVKSSNILIDRQWNSKVSDFGLAKLLCSENSYVTTRVMGTFGYVAPEYACTGMLTEKSDIYSFGILIMEIITGRSPVDYARPQGEVNLIEWLKTMVGNRKSEEVVDPKLPEMPSSKALKRALLIALRCVDPDATKRPKMGHVIHMLEADDMLFHNEQKTDGDSSRSYQNEHKDSNLDKRTDGVTDQSEDASSSRNNHQATTWR, from the exons ATGTCAATCTTCGACGGAGCTTTCATGAACACGCAGCTTTCCAAGCACACTTCTATCTTCGGGCTCCGTCTCTGGGTCGTGATCGGAATCCTCATCGGCGTCTTCATCGTCTTCACGCTCTTCCTCCTCTCCCTCTGTCTAGTATCTCGTCGGAACCGCCGCCGTTCTGTCGCCGGCTATAAGGTCGCCGGATCCGCCCAAGCGGCGAAGGAAATTCATACTATAGTGCACCTTCCTGGATCCCACATGCCCCGGCCTCCGGCGAAGGCGCCGGAGATCCAGGTGGAGATGGGGAAGGCGGAACACCGGGTGGTTGTCCACTGCGATAGGGTTTCGAGTGAGGAGAGTAAGGGAACGATGGGGAGTGGTTGCGAAACGACGTCGTCTTTTGGAAGTGGGAGTGTTGGTGGGCTTGGGCTTGGGCCTGAGGTTTCTCATCTTGGGTGGGGGAGGTGGTACACTCTGAGGGAGCTTGAGGATGCCACTGGAGGGTTGTGTCCGGAAAACGTGGTTGGTGAAGGTGGTTATGGCATTGTCTATCATGGGGTGCTTAATGATGGTACCAAAATTGCCGTGAAGAACCTCTTGAATAACAA GGGCCAAGCTGAGAAAGAATTTAAAGTAGAAGTAGAAGCTATTGGTCGAGTGCGACACAAAAATCTTGTTCGGTTGCTTGGCTACTGTGTTGAGGGAGCCTACAG GATGCTTGTGTATGAATATGTAGACAATGGTAATCTAGAACAATGGTTGCATGGGGATGTCGGACCTGTAAGCCCTTTGACATGGAACATACGCATGAACATTATTTTGGGAACTGCAAGAGG ATTGGCTTATCTTCATGAGGGTCTTGAGCCAAAAGTTGTTCACCGAGATGTGAAATCAAGCAACATACTCATTGATCGACAATGGAACTCCAAGGTTTCTGATTTTGGACTTGCCAAGCTTTTGTGTTCTGAGAATAGTTATGTCACAACTCGAGTGATGGGGACATTTGG TTATGTTGCACCAGAATATGCCTGCACCGGAATGCTGACTGAGAAGAGTGATATTTATAGCTTTGGAATCCTTATCATGGAGATAATAACTGGAAGAAGCCCTGTTGATTATGCTAGACCACAAGGAGAG GTTAATTTAATAGAATGGTTGAAGACTATGGTCGGGAATAGAAAATCTGAGGAAGTAGTTGATCCTAAGCTTCCTGAGATGCCATCTTCAAAGGCTCTTAAACGTGCTTTGTTGATTGCTCTTCGGTGTGTTGATCCTGATGCAACAAAGAGACCAAAGATGGGACATGTGATCCACATGCTTGAGGCAGACGACATGTTATTCCACAAT GAACAGAAAACTGATGGAGATTCTTCTCGTTCCTATCAAAATGAACATAAGGACTCAAATTTAGACAAGAGAACAGATGGTGTCACTGATCAAAGTGAAGATGCTAGTAGTAGTAGAAATAATCATCAGGCCACTACATGGAGATGA